One genomic segment of Aquipluma nitroreducens includes these proteins:
- a CDS encoding endonuclease domain-containing protein has product MGIRDQVSMFYDAKPHIFEKAKMLRENMTEAEQKLWEHLKGKKMMGLRFRPQHPIDIFIADFYCHPLKLVIEIDGGIHKSQDQKEYDIGREAELERWGINVIRFTNEEVENSIEHVKNEIEQECARHRSELQSPLQGI; this is encoded by the coding sequence ATGGGTATAAGAGATCAAGTTTCGATGTTCTACGATGCAAAACCGCACATTTTTGAAAAAGCAAAGATGTTGAGGGAAAATATGACAGAAGCAGAACAAAAACTTTGGGAGCATCTAAAGGGTAAGAAAATGATGGGATTGCGCTTCAGGCCTCAGCATCCTATTGATATTTTCATTGCGGACTTTTATTGTCATCCTCTAAAATTAGTAATTGAGATTGACGGTGGAATACATAAATCTCAAGATCAAAAAGAATATGATATTGGGCGAGAAGCAGAATTGGAACGATGGGGAATTAACGTAATTCGGTTTACGAACGAAGAAGTAGAAAACAGCATTGAACATGTTAAGAATGAAATCGAACAAGAATGTGCAAGGCATAGATCGGAGCTTCAAAGTCCCCTTCAGGGGATCTAG
- a CDS encoding GxxExxY protein, translating into MIENNYTNDKYPLSDLTGKVIKCAIEVHKHLGNGFQEVIYQRALAIEFGLQNIPFEREFEMPDKFWQQKLRI; encoded by the coding sequence ATGATAGAAAACAACTATACCAATGATAAATATCCGCTTTCTGATCTGACAGGTAAGGTTATCAAGTGTGCCATTGAGGTTCATAAACATCTTGGTAACGGTTTTCAGGAAGTCATTTATCAACGAGCGCTGGCTATTGAATTTGGTCTTCAGAATATTCCTTTCGAAAGAGAATTCGAAATGCCTGATAAATTTTGGCAGCAAAAGCTTAGAATTTAA
- a CDS encoding ABC transporter permease produces MSIKNNLLVSFRHLKADKTNTLINLTGLIFGLGIVAVILVFVLNELGYNRSFANRNRIYRIINQNENDNNRWANTPFVAGETVANQFAEVEAYVHQYNIGNMDVKSGAEFVEEKNMLCTESSFFDVFGVNLIQGTLSGFDQSMGKIVLGETIARKYFGTENPVGKVFTLRSKGVESPMEVVAVFKDLPLNSTIKASMIANVDFGLENLSQNIISVGEKPSIQEMKDSWNGGVFFTNYLLLKKGTSVAAFETKLNQLGIAQSDKDNKLNFSLQSLNDIYFGSDKIVDNNRGDKGNQSMLFILASVGFLILIVACINYLNLTSAQALTQTKALAVRKVCGAPRFDLIRQMVQESVLVSLVALPFALLAGHFALPYISQLLGKSYTLTLTNQFLVSLLILILITVATGALSGFMVAVKITSFRLVETLKGQHTSAGNKHNLRKAMVVFQISVFIVLIAVMALVQKQVHYAFNKDLGIEKEGLLRVSLGDHDYKLFCQEIRKNPNVVQVSGALWIPPHKGKMYMSIPRVDNKSEMVKVNGLFVDYGFAQTMGMKFVMGADFDEEKNNSGVLVNEAAVKALGLKEIVGEQTAFGPVVGVVKDFNMYSIHEAITPMLIGLDPTMCREIAIKMRTENMPETIEFLKQTWKSTGGTTAFDFDFTNDMLNQIYESDIRFSKTIGLLAVIAILIASLGLFGLSLLISRQKTKEIGIRKVTGARIGEIVLFLNRDFVIWVSLAFAISTPIAWYAMHRWLESFAYKTPLSWWIFALAGLLALGIALLTVSWQSWKAATRNPVEALRYE; encoded by the coding sequence ATGAGCATTAAAAACAACCTGTTGGTCAGTTTCAGGCACCTGAAAGCCGACAAAACAAACACACTGATCAACCTTACAGGACTGATCTTTGGGCTGGGAATCGTAGCGGTAATTCTGGTATTTGTGCTGAACGAACTGGGCTACAATCGTTCTTTTGCCAACCGTAACCGGATTTATCGTATCATCAACCAAAATGAAAACGATAATAACCGCTGGGCAAATACTCCTTTTGTGGCGGGCGAAACCGTGGCCAATCAATTTGCTGAAGTGGAAGCATACGTGCATCAATACAACATCGGCAACATGGACGTAAAAAGTGGAGCCGAATTCGTTGAAGAAAAGAACATGCTGTGTACAGAAAGCTCCTTTTTTGATGTTTTTGGGGTGAATTTAATCCAGGGAACGCTTTCTGGATTTGATCAGTCTATGGGAAAAATTGTGCTGGGAGAAACAATCGCCCGAAAATATTTTGGCACTGAAAATCCGGTTGGTAAAGTATTCACTTTACGCAGCAAGGGAGTGGAAAGTCCGATGGAGGTAGTGGCTGTTTTCAAGGATCTGCCACTGAATTCCACGATTAAGGCCTCGATGATTGCCAATGTCGATTTTGGCCTGGAAAACTTGTCACAAAATATCATTTCAGTCGGAGAAAAGCCAAGTATTCAGGAAATGAAAGACTCGTGGAATGGCGGAGTATTTTTCACCAACTATCTTCTCCTGAAAAAAGGGACTTCGGTTGCTGCGTTCGAAACAAAACTGAACCAATTAGGTATTGCACAGTCGGATAAAGACAATAAACTGAATTTCTCGCTCCAGTCGCTAAACGATATTTATTTCGGATCAGATAAAATTGTGGACAACAATCGCGGCGACAAAGGCAACCAATCCATGTTGTTTATTTTGGCTTCGGTAGGATTTCTAATCCTGATCGTCGCCTGCATCAACTACCTCAACCTGACCTCGGCACAGGCATTGACCCAGACTAAAGCGCTGGCCGTGCGAAAAGTGTGCGGTGCGCCACGCTTCGACCTGATCCGGCAAATGGTGCAGGAATCGGTTCTGGTGTCGCTGGTTGCCTTGCCTTTTGCCTTGCTGGCTGGGCATTTCGCATTGCCGTACATCAGTCAGTTGCTCGGAAAATCATACACACTCACCCTTACAAACCAATTTCTGGTCAGTTTGCTTATCCTGATCCTGATTACTGTGGCAACCGGAGCTTTATCGGGTTTTATGGTAGCTGTTAAAATCACATCGTTTAGGCTGGTCGAAACACTTAAAGGACAACATACTTCCGCCGGAAACAAACACAATCTTCGTAAAGCGATGGTGGTTTTTCAGATTTCGGTATTTATTGTGCTGATTGCCGTGATGGCTTTGGTGCAAAAGCAGGTCCATTACGCTTTCAATAAAGACCTTGGAATCGAAAAAGAAGGTTTGCTGCGGGTTTCGCTGGGCGACCACGATTACAAACTGTTTTGTCAGGAAATCAGGAAAAATCCGAATGTGGTGCAGGTGAGCGGGGCATTATGGATTCCGCCCCACAAAGGGAAAATGTATATGTCGATCCCACGGGTTGACAATAAAAGCGAAATGGTTAAAGTAAACGGCCTTTTTGTTGACTATGGGTTTGCCCAGACTATGGGCATGAAATTCGTGATGGGTGCCGACTTCGACGAAGAAAAGAACAACTCGGGTGTTTTGGTAAACGAGGCGGCGGTTAAAGCCCTCGGCCTGAAAGAAATCGTTGGCGAACAAACCGCTTTTGGACCGGTGGTTGGCGTGGTGAAAGATTTTAATATGTACTCGATTCACGAAGCGATTACGCCCATGCTGATTGGACTAGACCCAACCATGTGCCGCGAAATTGCCATTAAAATGCGAACCGAAAACATGCCGGAAACCATCGAATTCCTGAAGCAAACCTGGAAATCGACCGGCGGCACTACCGCGTTCGACTTCGATTTTACAAACGACATGCTGAACCAGATTTATGAGTCGGATATCCGTTTCTCAAAAACCATCGGGCTTTTGGCTGTTATTGCCATCCTGATTGCCAGTCTCGGTTTGTTTGGCCTATCTCTTCTGATCAGCCGGCAAAAAACCAAGGAAATTGGCATCCGGAAAGTGACCGGCGCGCGTATTGGCGAAATTGTACTTTTCCTCAACCGCGACTTTGTAATTTGGGTAAGTCTGGCTTTTGCGATTTCAACGCCCATTGCCTGGTACGCCATGCACCGCTGGCTCGAAAGCTTTGCCTACAAAACACCGCTTAGCTGGTGGATTTTTGCCTTGGCAGGTTTGCTGGCGTTAGGAATTGCTCTGCTGACCGTGAGCTGGCAAAGCTGGAAAGCTGCAACGAGAAACCCTGTGGAAGCGCTGCGGTATGAATAA
- a CDS encoding ABC transporter permease, whose product MMSYQIRLIFRNFRRNRSSFFINLIGLATGFACAILIFLWVADEMSVDKFHETDKQLYQVLENQAMSQGILTQEWTPDLLARNLASEFPEIKYAVAVSPASMFGNFTVSADDNNLVKAAGQFAEPNFFKAFSFKLLQGNPEQVLSDDNAVVISRKLALSLFKTTESVIGKTFQWQILNIKRNAVVSGIFEGTPVNSTAQFDFVLAYEAWINLSETVGRKIHWGNHAPQTFLVLNEGADVKKLNSEISGYIKTKQTGSNVSLFAVPYSHRYLHASYTNGVESGGRIEYVRLFSLIAIFILLIAGINFINLATAKASKRFREIGVRKVVGSGRKALIGQFTGEAVILTFLATIISMLMVWLFMPQFNQITGKQLHLVLNASFLLPIAGICLLTGILTGLYPAFYLSGFNPLSILKGKPSRSSGEIWARKGLVVFQFGISVVLIASMIVVYRQVQFIHNKNLGYQKDHVIYFAKEGNVAQKLPTFITEAQKISGVANVSDLSSSLVGSPSTTYGMSWEGKDPLANINFEVMKADFNLIETLNIELAEGRSFSDKFGGENSKLILNQAAVDVMGLKNPIGQTVNYNGQQKQVIGVVKNFNFQSLHEKVNPMTILYDPQKTMTVMVKLKVGQDQQAIAGLKNLYARFNPGFSFDYQFLDVAYQKLYEAEERVSALSKYFAGIGILISCLGLFGLAAYASEQRLKEVGIRKVNGAQITEVMVLLNKDFVKWVALAFILATPVAWYIMNRWLESFAYRTTLSWWIFALAGLLALGIALLTVSYQSYKAAIKNPIESLRYE is encoded by the coding sequence ATGATGAGTTACCAAATTCGATTAATATTCAGAAATTTCAGAAGAAACCGCAGTTCATTTTTTATAAACCTGATTGGTTTAGCCACTGGTTTTGCCTGTGCGATCCTGATTTTTTTGTGGGTAGCCGACGAAATGAGTGTGGATAAATTTCATGAAACCGATAAGCAACTGTACCAGGTTTTGGAAAATCAGGCCATGTCGCAGGGTATTTTAACTCAAGAATGGACCCCGGATTTGCTAGCACGGAATCTGGCATCCGAATTTCCCGAAATAAAATACGCTGTAGCTGTTTCTCCGGCAAGTATGTTCGGGAATTTTACGGTATCGGCCGACGATAATAACCTGGTAAAAGCAGCCGGGCAGTTTGCCGAACCCAATTTTTTCAAGGCTTTTTCATTCAAACTGTTACAAGGGAATCCGGAACAGGTACTTAGTGATGATAATGCTGTGGTTATTTCCCGGAAGTTAGCTTTGTCGCTGTTTAAGACTACAGAAAGTGTGATCGGAAAAACATTTCAGTGGCAGATACTTAACATCAAAAGAAATGCGGTAGTCTCCGGAATTTTTGAAGGAACTCCTGTTAATTCAACCGCCCAGTTCGATTTTGTATTGGCCTATGAAGCCTGGATTAATTTATCGGAAACTGTTGGACGGAAAATCCATTGGGGAAACCATGCGCCACAAACTTTTCTGGTGTTAAACGAAGGCGCCGATGTAAAAAAGCTGAACAGCGAAATTTCAGGTTATATCAAAACCAAACAAACCGGTTCAAACGTTAGCCTGTTTGCAGTTCCCTACTCACATCGGTATTTACATGCCAGTTACACCAATGGAGTTGAATCAGGAGGACGTATTGAATACGTCAGGTTATTTTCGTTAATCGCCATTTTTATCTTACTCATTGCCGGAATCAATTTCATCAACCTCGCTACAGCCAAAGCCTCCAAACGATTCAGGGAAATTGGCGTTCGGAAGGTTGTCGGCAGCGGACGAAAGGCGCTGATCGGTCAATTTACAGGCGAAGCCGTCATTCTAACATTCCTGGCAACGATTATTTCCATGCTCATGGTTTGGCTTTTCATGCCTCAGTTTAACCAGATAACCGGCAAGCAACTTCATCTGGTATTAAACGCAAGCTTTCTTTTACCCATCGCTGGTATCTGTTTGTTAACCGGTATTTTAACCGGACTTTACCCGGCGTTTTATCTTTCAGGTTTTAATCCTTTATCTATTCTGAAAGGCAAACCCAGCCGCTCTTCCGGAGAAATATGGGCACGCAAGGGATTGGTTGTTTTTCAATTCGGAATTTCTGTTGTTCTCATTGCATCAATGATTGTTGTTTACCGGCAGGTTCAGTTTATTCACAACAAAAACCTGGGCTATCAAAAAGACCACGTCATCTATTTCGCCAAAGAAGGAAATGTGGCGCAAAAACTACCAACATTTATTACCGAAGCCCAAAAGATTTCCGGGGTTGCCAATGTATCGGATCTTTCGTCAAGCCTGGTAGGCAGTCCTTCTACAACCTATGGCATGAGTTGGGAAGGGAAAGACCCGTTGGCTAACATTAATTTCGAAGTAATGAAGGCTGACTTTAACCTGATTGAAACCCTAAATATTGAGTTAGCTGAAGGACGAAGTTTTTCGGATAAATTCGGCGGCGAAAACAGCAAACTAATTTTGAACCAGGCTGCGGTTGACGTAATGGGGCTTAAAAACCCAATTGGGCAAACCGTGAATTACAATGGCCAGCAAAAGCAAGTTATTGGTGTGGTAAAAAATTTCAATTTCCAATCGCTTCACGAAAAAGTTAATCCAATGACTATCTTATACGATCCCCAAAAAACCATGACTGTGATGGTTAAACTTAAAGTCGGACAAGATCAGCAAGCCATTGCCGGGCTTAAAAATCTCTATGCCCGGTTCAATCCTGGCTTTTCATTCGATTATCAGTTTCTGGATGTAGCCTACCAAAAATTGTACGAAGCCGAAGAGCGTGTTTCGGCCTTATCCAAATATTTCGCCGGAATTGGAATCCTCATATCCTGCCTTGGTTTATTCGGACTGGCTGCATACGCTTCGGAACAACGGCTGAAAGAAGTCGGCATCCGAAAAGTAAACGGCGCCCAAATCACCGAAGTTATGGTTTTGCTGAATAAAGACTTTGTAAAATGGGTAGCCCTTGCATTTATCCTTGCCACGCCCGTTGCCTGGTATATCATGAACCGGTGGCTCGAAAGCTTTGCCTACCGAACAACATTGAGCTGGTGGATTTTTGCCCTTGCCGGCTTGCTGGCATTGGGAATTGCGCTGTTGACAGTTTCATATCAATCATATAAAGCGGCTATTAAAAACCCTATAGAAAGTTTGAGGTATGAATAG
- a CDS encoding class I SAM-dependent methyltransferase, which yields MNNRQKKERKFWDRFANFYDPFIDKVFRKTYKTILENIDLDLNLSHNVLEIGTGTGIIPFSICSKVSSIIATDISPEMVRIANQKLKQSEIKNLDFQIQDSYNLTFPDKSFDIVIASNLFHLLYEPEKPIKEIKRVMKDNGIFIAPTLCVGENAKSKIIATVIGFISGFKVVNKWSFQDFRSMLTNNGLVICKALRIEGKLLTAYMVMKKQPCTAHTTNIRLKVPTLGD from the coding sequence ATGAATAATCGACAGAAAAAAGAAAGAAAATTTTGGGATAGGTTTGCAAACTTCTATGACCCTTTCATAGATAAAGTTTTCAGAAAAACATATAAAACTATTCTTGAAAACATTGATTTAGACCTAAACCTAAGTCACAATGTTCTTGAGATAGGAACTGGAACTGGGATTATTCCTTTTTCGATTTGCTCAAAAGTATCTTCTATAATTGCAACAGACATTTCACCCGAGATGGTTCGTATTGCAAATCAAAAATTAAAACAATCAGAAATTAAAAACCTAGATTTCCAAATTCAGGATTCTTATAATTTGACATTCCCAGATAAATCGTTTGACATAGTGATTGCTTCTAACTTATTCCATCTACTTTACGAACCGGAAAAGCCTATAAAAGAGATAAAAAGAGTAATGAAAGACAATGGAATTTTTATTGCCCCGACACTTTGTGTTGGTGAAAATGCCAAAAGCAAAATTATAGCGACAGTAATTGGTTTTATTAGTGGATTTAAGGTTGTTAATAAATGGAGCTTTCAAGATTTTAGAAGCATGTTGACTAATAATGGATTGGTTATTTGTAAAGCCTTGAGGATTGAAGGTAAATTACTAACAGCTTATATGGTAATGAAAAAACAACCATGCACTGCACACACAACAAATATCCGGCTCAAAGTCCCCACTTTGGGGGATTAG
- a CDS encoding ABC transporter permease, protein MLKLKIIIRGLFRQKLNTGIIIISLAIGMACVNLIAMFINRELNTDAFHKQKEQMYALRCDDLFNKGKGQQTYLCSEGSVEYIKDNFIQVEDYCRVSPASAQKVVVNNETYYDRPGVIAASKNFFSFFSYQLLTNNPKTSLEADNDLVISEDLSQKYFGTGNAVGQIITLVNGEKEEPMIVTGVFRKPLENTQIRFDMVRPAKGKNSRCFVRLASGANPQELEKIFAANKAAIPSINDGTPGQYSLKPFQDTYFDTSRHISFEASRDKTDLWIALIIGLVIIGIASFNYLGLVNNNLIEKNKAYAVQRVNGGSKFGFVINFMTESLIVVGISFLLSLILMLWMVPFFNHLTSTNITSDFIFNPKQMLILSEVVAVLLIITLLFVVFRIRKNKYLNALKPGGNQIGKRVQMPAFNIFQLASSLVLIIFSIIIIKQTNYITQKPIGLDKQVFEVKIPAQYASIVSVFKEELRTNSSVGLVSIAGASPVLEHFMFLLHYNENGVEKEYSPSGFTGDENYIATLGIRIVEGSGFSGNPESDKNKCLINESLAAMFPTQNLIGKGVPGMENKIVTGIVKDFHYSSLKSLVEPALIAYDPKGLHLMVKASENQLALAQDAIAKTWKKLIPDYPLDMETIGDRYEFLHRENKKYLQLIGACSVISVFLSMIGLFAISFQSSRYRTKEIGIRKVNGAKISEVMTMLNKDFVKWVAIAFVIATPIAWYAMNKWLESFAYKTNLSWWIFALAGLLALGIALLTVSWQSWKAATRNPVEALRYE, encoded by the coding sequence ATGTTAAAGCTCAAAATTATTATCCGAGGTCTTTTCAGACAAAAGTTGAACACAGGCATCATCATTATTAGTTTGGCCATAGGAATGGCATGTGTTAACCTAATTGCCATGTTCATAAACCGCGAATTGAATACCGATGCTTTTCACAAGCAGAAAGAACAGATGTATGCCTTAAGATGCGACGATCTGTTCAACAAAGGCAAAGGTCAACAAACGTATCTATGTAGTGAAGGTTCGGTTGAATATATCAAAGACAATTTCATTCAGGTTGAAGATTACTGCAGAGTGAGTCCAGCTTCAGCACAAAAGGTGGTTGTAAATAATGAAACCTACTATGATCGTCCGGGAGTCATTGCCGCTTCCAAAAATTTCTTCAGTTTTTTCAGTTATCAACTACTGACGAACAATCCAAAAACCTCGTTGGAGGCCGATAATGACTTGGTTATTTCGGAAGATTTATCCCAAAAGTACTTCGGAACAGGCAATGCTGTTGGGCAAATTATAACATTGGTGAATGGCGAAAAAGAAGAACCGATGATCGTAACCGGAGTTTTCAGGAAACCTTTAGAAAATACTCAAATTAGGTTTGATATGGTTCGTCCAGCAAAAGGAAAGAACAGCCGTTGCTTTGTGAGGCTGGCCAGTGGAGCCAATCCGCAGGAACTTGAAAAGATTTTTGCAGCGAACAAAGCTGCCATTCCTTCGATTAACGACGGAACACCCGGCCAATATTCCCTCAAACCTTTTCAGGATACTTATTTCGACACATCACGGCATATAAGCTTCGAAGCCAGCCGTGATAAAACTGATTTGTGGATCGCCCTGATAATCGGGTTGGTGATTATTGGCATTGCATCGTTCAATTACCTCGGATTGGTCAATAATAACCTGATCGAAAAAAACAAGGCTTATGCCGTACAGCGAGTGAATGGCGGATCGAAGTTTGGTTTTGTAATCAATTTTATGACTGAGAGCCTAATTGTGGTTGGCATTTCATTTCTTCTAAGTCTGATTTTGATGCTTTGGATGGTTCCGTTTTTCAATCATTTGACGAGTACAAACATTACATCGGACTTTATCTTTAACCCAAAGCAAATGCTGATTCTGTCTGAGGTTGTTGCAGTTCTCCTAATCATTACCTTATTGTTTGTTGTCTTTCGAATCCGCAAGAACAAATATCTTAATGCCTTAAAACCGGGAGGCAATCAAATAGGTAAACGAGTTCAAATGCCTGCTTTCAATATATTTCAACTAGCCAGTTCTCTTGTGCTCATTATTTTTTCAATCATCATTATCAAGCAAACAAACTATATCACCCAAAAGCCAATTGGTCTCGACAAGCAGGTTTTTGAGGTTAAAATTCCAGCTCAGTATGCCAGTATAGTGTCGGTTTTTAAGGAAGAATTGAGAACTAATTCTTCGGTCGGACTGGTTTCCATTGCAGGCGCATCGCCAGTTCTGGAACACTTCATGTTTTTATTGCACTATAATGAAAATGGTGTTGAAAAAGAGTATTCTCCTTCAGGATTTACCGGAGACGAAAATTACATAGCTACGCTTGGAATCCGGATTGTTGAAGGAAGTGGGTTTTCAGGGAATCCGGAATCGGATAAAAATAAATGCCTGATAAACGAGTCGCTGGCAGCCATGTTTCCAACTCAAAACTTAATCGGGAAAGGTGTGCCTGGTATGGAAAATAAGATTGTGACCGGCATTGTAAAGGATTTTCATTATTCCAGTTTAAAGTCGTTGGTTGAACCTGCTTTAATCGCGTATGATCCGAAAGGACTCCACTTGATGGTGAAAGCCTCAGAGAATCAACTTGCACTGGCACAAGATGCTATTGCTAAAACATGGAAAAAGCTTATTCCTGATTATCCGCTAGATATGGAAACCATTGGAGACCGCTATGAATTTCTGCATCGGGAAAATAAAAAATACCTCCAATTAATTGGAGCCTGTAGTGTTATCAGTGTCTTCCTGTCGATGATCGGCTTATTTGCCATCTCTTTTCAGAGTAGTCGATACAGAACTAAGGAAATCGGCATCCGCAAAGTTAACGGCGCCAAAATATCTGAAGTAATGACCATGCTCAATAAAGACTTTGTAAAATGGGTTGCCATTGCTTTTGTAATTGCGACGCCCATTGCCTGGTACGCCATGAATAAATGGCTCGAAAGCTTTGCCTACAAAACCAACCTAAGTTGGTGGATTTTTGCCCTGGCCGGTTTGCTGGCGCTCGGAATTGCATTACTAACCGTAAGCTGGCAAAGTTGGAAAGCTGCAACGAGGAATCCGGTGGAGGCGTTGAGATATGAATAA
- a CDS encoding ABC transporter permease — MMKYQIRLIFRNFKRNRSSFFINLIGLSTGLACALLIFLWVNDELSIDKFFANDRQLFQVMQNTKGANGIETIEATPGHLAKALSEEIPEVEYAVSVVPTSFNISKGVISMADKHIKSVGQYVSEDFFNVFSYNILYGDRNKLFSEKNGVVISRELALKLFSNIKDVVGKTIEWNAQDISVTSVVSGIFDLPSAHATNHFDLLLNYSLFEGVNPGKGWGDSGPRTYVFLKEGTSTKWFNDKIQDFIKSKDKNLSVTLVAQRYSDRYLKGLYENGKPAGGRIEYVRLFSLIAIFILIIACINFMNLSTARASKRIKEVGIKKAIGAGRKSLILQFIGESMIMTFLSLGLALILVRLFMPTFNNLTGKYLTLAFDMRFILIALGITILTGLFAGSYPALYISRFMPVDVLKGKLEVSSGRFRARKGLVIFQFAASVILIVSVLVVFEQLAFVQSKDLGYNRDQVIYFSAPKMSPATLSEIRNIPGVLNAAGGNMQAGSPLGGTSGIAWKGKNPDDQTFFSVKWVSYNLIETLGMEMATGKAFSEDFGSSNQVIFNETAIKVMGLTDPVGQNISVEGEEMQIIGVVKDFNFESLYEKVKPCVLFVAPIQYAPKASVKIKAGMEKATIETLRKIYQKQYPGQAFDFKYMDDDYQQLYVAEQRVSALSKYFAGLAILISCLGLFGLAAFSAEIRTKEIGIRKVMGSSTTEIVKLLSGDFTRLVVIAIVIALPLGYLIVNRWLESFAYHIDLRWWYFAGTGLITMLIALLTIGMQTMKAATRNPVEALRYE, encoded by the coding sequence ATGATGAAATACCAGATCAGACTAATATTCAGAAATTTTAAACGAAACCGTAGTTCTTTCTTTATAAACCTGATAGGATTATCAACGGGCTTAGCTTGTGCATTGCTGATTTTTCTTTGGGTGAATGACGAGCTATCCATTGATAAATTCTTTGCAAATGACAGGCAGCTTTTTCAGGTGATGCAAAACACGAAAGGTGCCAATGGTATCGAGACCATTGAGGCTACTCCTGGTCATTTAGCCAAAGCCCTTTCAGAAGAGATTCCGGAAGTTGAATATGCGGTTTCCGTTGTTCCTACTTCCTTCAACATTAGCAAAGGGGTTATTTCAATGGCTGACAAACACATCAAGTCAGTTGGACAATATGTATCGGAAGACTTTTTCAACGTTTTCTCCTATAACATCCTGTATGGCGACAGAAACAAATTGTTTTCAGAAAAAAATGGGGTAGTTATTTCGCGTGAGCTGGCTTTGAAATTATTCAGCAATATCAAAGATGTTGTTGGGAAAACAATCGAATGGAATGCGCAGGATATTAGCGTAACATCTGTTGTCTCCGGCATTTTTGATCTACCATCTGCTCATGCAACCAACCATTTTGATTTACTATTGAATTATAGTTTGTTTGAAGGAGTGAACCCGGGAAAAGGGTGGGGAGATAGCGGTCCCCGAACCTACGTTTTTTTAAAAGAGGGAACTTCGACTAAGTGGTTCAACGACAAAATACAGGACTTTATAAAATCCAAAGATAAAAATCTGAGTGTTACTTTGGTTGCTCAACGCTATTCTGACCGTTATCTGAAAGGGCTTTATGAGAACGGCAAACCAGCAGGTGGAAGAATTGAGTATGTAAGGTTGTTCTCACTGATTGCGATTTTCATATTAATTATTGCCTGCATTAATTTTATGAATTTGTCCACGGCGAGGGCATCAAAAAGAATTAAAGAAGTTGGGATCAAAAAAGCGATTGGAGCCGGACGAAAATCATTGATTCTCCAATTTATCGGGGAGTCGATGATAATGACTTTTTTATCCTTGGGTTTGGCGCTTATCCTTGTTCGCCTTTTTATGCCAACGTTTAATAACCTTACCGGAAAGTATTTAACACTCGCTTTCGATATGCGCTTTATTCTGATCGCTTTGGGTATCACCATCCTGACTGGCCTTTTTGCCGGTAGTTATCCGGCGTTGTATATCTCCCGTTTTATGCCCGTCGATGTTTTAAAAGGTAAACTTGAAGTTTCTTCCGGGAGATTCCGGGCACGAAAAGGATTGGTTATTTTTCAGTTTGCAGCTTCGGTGATCTTGATTGTTTCGGTTTTGGTTGTTTTTGAACAACTGGCATTTGTACAGTCCAAAGATCTGGGGTATAACCGGGATCAGGTGATCTATTTCAGTGCACCTAAGATGAGTCCCGCAACCTTGTCCGAGATCCGAAATATTCCCGGCGTTCTCAATGCGGCCGGGGGGAACATGCAGGCTGGCTCACCATTGGGAGGTACTTCAGGCATTGCCTGGAAAGGGAAAAACCCCGATGACCAAACCTTTTTTTCTGTCAAATGGGTTAGTTATAACCTGATTGAGACTCTGGGGATGGAAATGGCAACGGGGAAAGCCTTTTCTGAAGATTTTGGGTCTTCGAACCAGGTTATTTTTAATGAAACTGCAATTAAGGTGATGGGGCTGACTGATCCTGTTGGCCAGAATATTTCAGTTGAAGGCGAAGAAATGCAGATTATTGGGGTAGTCAAAGATTTCAATTTTGAGTCGCTCTATGAAAAGGTAAAACCTTGTGTCCTTTTCGTAGCACCAATTCAGTATGCACCAAAGGCTTCAGTGAAAATCAAGGCCGGAATGGAAAAGGCAACAATCGAAACCCTCAGAAAAATTTACCAAAAACAATATCCGGGGCAGGCTTTTGATTTTAAATACATGGACGATGACTATCAACAGTTATATGTAGCTGAACAACGCGTTTCGGCGCTCTCCAAATACTTTGCCGGACTGGCTATCTTGATCTCATGTCTTGGGCTGTTTGGGTTGGCTGCCTTTTCCGCAGAAATCAGGACAAAAGAAATAGGGATTCGAAAGGTTATGGGATCAAGCACAACAGAAATTGTCAAACTATTATCAGGCGATTTTACCCGTCTGGTGGTTATTGCCATTGTTATTGCACTTCCATTAGGTTACCTGATTGTCAATCGCTGGCTTGAAAGTTTTGCCTACCATATTGACTTGAGATGGTGGTATTTTGCCGGAACTGGTTTGATAACAATGTTAATTGCCTTGTTGACGATTGGAATGCAAACGATGAAAGCAGCCACGAGGAATCCGGTGGAGGCATTGAGGTATGAATAG